One window of the Arthrobacter sp. zg-Y919 genome contains the following:
- a CDS encoding electron transfer flavoprotein subunit beta/FixA family protein — MQESATHPLNIVVLVKHVPDAQFDRHLTGPGHTLNRAESILSELDEYALEAALQLAEARGGEAAGNRVTALAMGPAAAVNAVKKSLQIGAYAGVHLNDDALAGSDAAGTSLALAAAVRAIADSQGPVDLVITGMASTDGETSLVPAQLAERLQLAQVTFASELDVADVDGVPVVKARRDGDSFTETVEAPLPALVSVTDQANSPRYPNFKGIMAAKKKPVTVLTLAEIGVDPAQVGFDGAWTAVAASAPRPPRSQGTIITDDGTAGVQLVEYLAAQKLI; from the coding sequence ATGCAGGAGTCAGCCACCCATCCGCTGAACATCGTCGTCTTGGTCAAGCATGTCCCCGACGCGCAGTTTGACCGGCACCTCACCGGGCCGGGGCACACCCTGAACCGTGCTGAGAGCATCCTTTCGGAACTGGACGAGTACGCCCTCGAAGCGGCGCTGCAGCTGGCCGAGGCCCGCGGCGGGGAGGCTGCGGGAAACCGGGTCACCGCGCTGGCCATGGGCCCGGCGGCGGCAGTCAACGCGGTGAAGAAGTCCCTGCAGATCGGCGCCTACGCGGGCGTGCACCTGAACGACGACGCCCTGGCGGGCTCCGATGCCGCCGGCACTTCGCTGGCCCTTGCCGCCGCGGTCCGGGCCATCGCCGATTCGCAGGGACCGGTGGACCTGGTCATCACCGGGATGGCCTCCACAGACGGCGAAACCTCCCTGGTGCCGGCCCAGCTCGCCGAACGGCTGCAGCTGGCACAGGTGACCTTTGCTTCCGAGCTGGACGTGGCGGACGTCGACGGCGTGCCCGTCGTGAAGGCCCGCCGCGACGGCGACTCCTTTACCGAGACCGTGGAGGCACCGCTGCCGGCCCTGGTTTCGGTCACGGACCAGGCCAACAGCCCGCGCTACCCGAACTTCAAGGGCATCATGGCAGCCAAGAAGAAGCCCGTCACCGTACTGACGCTCGCCGAGATCGGGGTGGACCCTGCACAGGTGGGCTTCGACGGTGCCTGGACGGCGGTAGCGGCTTCGGCTCCCCGCCCGCCGCGCTCGCAGGGAACCATCATCACCGATGACGGGACCGCAGGCGTGCAGCTGGTGGAGTACCTCGCCGCGCAGAAACTGATCTAA
- a CDS encoding class I SAM-dependent methyltransferase — translation MPELHIGNAFDDGAADFERLAPSLWNPMGNALVAAADITLGDRVLDAGCGSGATTIPAAQFAGPDGVVDGVDLSAGMLALAQAKADTLALNNVHLAQADIGSWHADAPYDAVVCAYSLFFLPDMDAGAAHLVSLLRSGGRFALSTWAEGSWEPFRELLWKACLQERPDLEALPQSGAENAQRLQTPERVTSWLESLGLTDITVAATPGQVQLNPSLAWSLVLGGGYRMLLPRDPDALERVRTAFLAELGEDFALNTDTLIATAVRP, via the coding sequence ATGCCTGAACTCCACATCGGCAACGCGTTCGACGACGGCGCCGCCGACTTTGAGCGGCTCGCGCCCTCGCTCTGGAATCCCATGGGAAATGCGCTCGTCGCCGCAGCGGACATCACGCTCGGCGACCGGGTCCTGGACGCAGGCTGCGGCAGCGGAGCCACCACCATCCCGGCCGCGCAGTTCGCCGGTCCGGACGGCGTCGTCGACGGGGTGGACCTCAGTGCAGGGATGCTGGCCCTGGCCCAGGCCAAGGCAGACACCCTTGCACTCAACAATGTCCACCTTGCGCAGGCCGATATCGGATCCTGGCACGCAGATGCGCCCTACGACGCCGTGGTCTGCGCCTACTCCCTGTTCTTCCTTCCGGACATGGATGCCGGAGCCGCACATCTGGTGTCACTGCTCCGCAGCGGCGGGCGCTTCGCCCTCAGCACGTGGGCCGAAGGATCCTGGGAGCCCTTTAGGGAACTGCTGTGGAAAGCCTGCCTGCAGGAACGGCCCGATCTCGAGGCCCTTCCCCAGTCCGGAGCGGAGAACGCGCAGCGGCTTCAGACCCCTGAAAGGGTCACGTCATGGCTCGAATCCCTCGGGCTGACGGACATCACCGTGGCTGCTACGCCCGGACAGGTCCAGCTCAATCCGTCCCTCGCCTGGTCACTGGTGCTCGGCGGCGGTTACCGCATGCTGCTGCCCCGGGACCCTGACGCATTGGAGCGGGTCCGGACGGCGTTCCTCGCAGAACTCGGCGAGGACTTCGCGCTCAACACCGACACGCTGATCGCCACGGCGGTCCGCCCGTAG
- a CDS encoding trypsin-like peptidase domain-containing protein, with protein MTEQHGGHDVPERPLPPRPATPPSSYTGSTEGQSGAGYGTAAPGGTYGPYGSQGSAFSSPAGAAPAGESRAKKFGAGTLVTGMLLAGLLGGGVAVGADALMDSNNTAGQSGRSETVVVNDKDSVNAVTAAAVKASPSVVTIEVAASGSTGTGSGIILDDDGHILTNTHVVTLGGTAGDPVVEVQTSDGRVLTATIVGTDPVSDLAVIKVDASDLTPAALGDSGKLNVGDTVIAIGAPLGLAGTVTDGIVSTLNRTISVQSSAAPEESESSDEPEDNGFGFRFAPPDGQSQEQSSAESSIFLNVIQTDAAINHGNSGGALVNSDGEVIGVNVAIASAASGAAGEDSGNIGVGFAVPMTYAERVAEEIIANGSATHGYLGVSVTPATASESSSSFTVGAEVADVVSGSPGEKAGLRKGDVVTSVNGIPVTDAQSLTAAIRMQPAGGKATVDYTRGGNADTTDVTLGDSAKQ; from the coding sequence TGAGCAACACGGCGGGCATGACGTACCGGAGCGCCCGCTGCCTCCCCGGCCGGCGACGCCGCCGTCGTCATACACGGGGTCCACAGAGGGACAGTCGGGCGCCGGATACGGCACTGCCGCACCCGGGGGAACCTACGGGCCCTACGGATCCCAGGGCAGCGCCTTCTCCAGCCCGGCCGGTGCCGCACCGGCCGGCGAGTCCCGGGCAAAGAAGTTCGGAGCCGGAACCCTGGTCACCGGCATGCTGCTTGCCGGGCTGCTCGGCGGCGGGGTGGCGGTCGGAGCCGACGCGTTGATGGACAGCAACAACACTGCCGGCCAGTCCGGCCGGTCCGAGACTGTCGTTGTCAACGACAAGGACAGCGTCAATGCCGTCACTGCGGCGGCCGTGAAGGCTTCACCGAGCGTGGTCACCATCGAAGTGGCCGCCTCCGGCAGCACCGGCACCGGGTCAGGGATCATCCTGGACGATGACGGGCATATCCTCACCAATACCCACGTGGTGACGCTGGGCGGGACCGCCGGCGATCCCGTGGTCGAAGTCCAGACGTCCGACGGACGGGTCCTGACCGCCACCATCGTCGGCACGGACCCCGTATCCGACCTAGCGGTCATTAAGGTGGATGCCTCCGACCTGACGCCGGCCGCCCTGGGGGATTCCGGAAAACTGAACGTCGGTGACACCGTGATCGCCATCGGTGCGCCGCTTGGCCTGGCAGGTACCGTCACGGACGGTATCGTCTCCACGCTGAACCGCACCATCAGTGTCCAGTCCTCGGCCGCCCCGGAGGAATCCGAGAGCTCGGACGAACCGGAAGACAACGGCTTCGGCTTCCGTTTCGCTCCGCCGGATGGACAGTCGCAGGAGCAGAGCTCCGCGGAGAGCTCGATCTTCCTCAACGTCATCCAGACCGACGCCGCCATCAACCACGGCAACTCCGGCGGCGCGCTGGTCAACTCTGACGGCGAGGTCATCGGCGTGAACGTTGCCATCGCTTCGGCCGCCTCGGGTGCCGCAGGCGAGGACAGCGGAAACATCGGCGTCGGGTTCGCCGTCCCGATGACGTATGCGGAGCGGGTCGCCGAGGAGATCATCGCCAACGGATCCGCCACCCACGGCTACCTGGGTGTCTCCGTGACGCCGGCAACCGCGTCCGAATCGTCGTCGTCCTTCACCGTGGGCGCCGAAGTCGCCGACGTGGTGTCCGGATCGCCGGGCGAGAAGGCGGGCCTGCGCAAGGGGGACGTCGTGACGTCGGTGAACGGCATTCCAGTGACCGATGCCCAGTCACTGACCGCCGCGATCCGCATGCAGCCGGCCGGCGGCAAGGCCACCGTCGATTACACGCGCGGCGGCAACGCCGACACGACGGACGTTACGCTCGGGGATTCCGCCAAGCAGTAA
- a CDS encoding electron transfer flavoprotein subunit alpha/FixB family protein, with the protein MASVLVFLDVPALPLPRAARELLTLARTVGEPVVAAAHRAEPAMLEALAANGAVKVYEPAGELDTVLVAAKAAFLADAANAEQPAAILLGNSFEDREIAARAGIKLGSGVITDAVAVAPDLAVTKSVLAGSYTSTCRVRTGTPIITVKANSVEPAPEVPATSLERVEVPLSAAGPAARVTGRSGKRVSGRPELAEARVIVAGGRGMDGDFGPVEELADLLGGAVGASRAATDAGWIEHSAQVGQTGKTVSPQLYISAGISGAIQQKAGMQTAKVIVAVNKDADAPVFEIADFGIVGDVFSVLPQAAEEIRKRRA; encoded by the coding sequence ATGGCGTCCGTCCTGGTTTTTCTTGATGTTCCAGCCCTGCCCCTGCCGCGGGCTGCCCGTGAACTGCTGACCCTCGCCCGCACGGTGGGCGAACCTGTGGTCGCCGCTGCGCACCGCGCCGAGCCGGCCATGTTGGAGGCGCTCGCCGCCAACGGTGCGGTGAAAGTCTACGAGCCGGCCGGAGAGCTGGATACCGTCCTGGTCGCCGCGAAGGCCGCGTTCCTGGCGGACGCCGCGAACGCTGAGCAGCCGGCCGCCATCCTGCTCGGCAATTCCTTCGAGGACCGGGAGATTGCCGCCCGCGCCGGAATCAAGCTCGGCTCCGGGGTCATTACCGACGCCGTTGCGGTGGCACCTGACCTTGCCGTCACTAAATCCGTCCTCGCCGGGTCCTACACCTCGACGTGCCGGGTGCGGACCGGGACGCCCATCATCACGGTTAAGGCCAACAGTGTTGAACCCGCACCGGAGGTCCCGGCCACCTCCCTTGAGCGGGTCGAGGTGCCGCTCTCGGCAGCCGGTCCGGCAGCCCGGGTCACCGGCCGCTCCGGCAAGCGCGTAAGCGGCCGCCCCGAGCTGGCCGAAGCACGGGTGATCGTTGCCGGCGGACGCGGCATGGACGGCGACTTCGGCCCCGTGGAGGAACTGGCAGATCTGCTCGGCGGAGCGGTGGGAGCGTCGCGTGCTGCCACGGACGCCGGCTGGATCGAGCATTCCGCCCAGGTGGGACAGACCGGAAAGACGGTCTCCCCGCAGCTGTACATCTCCGCGGGTATTTCTGGAGCCATCCAGCAGAAGGCCGGTATGCAGACCGCCAAGGTCATCGTTGCGGTGAACAAGGACGCAGACGCGCCGGTGTTCGAGATCGCCGACTTCGGCATTGTGGGCGACGTGTTTTCCGTGCTGCCCCAGGCCGCCGAAGAGATCCGGAAGCGCAGGGCCTGA
- a CDS encoding PIG-L deacetylase family protein, whose translation MFPTSAPARALAFAAHPDDIDFGAAGTLARWAREGTEITYCIMTSGDAGGFDPADRSSVSAVRSGEQWEAARQVGVRDVVFLGERDGYLEATHAVIAQVVEQIRRVRPDVVLSMHPERNWDRLQASHPDHLACGEIVTRAVYPAAENPFAYPELAERGLQAYKVPWLWFYGAPRGRENTAVDVSSTVDVKLAAIRVHASQHPDIEGMDASVRRFLQDNARRHGLPEGASAEAFHAVGVNTPETIAGF comes from the coding sequence ATGTTCCCGACGTCGGCTCCCGCCCGGGCCCTGGCTTTCGCCGCGCATCCGGATGACATCGACTTCGGTGCGGCCGGCACGTTGGCGCGCTGGGCCCGTGAAGGCACCGAAATCACCTACTGCATCATGACGTCCGGCGACGCCGGCGGGTTCGATCCCGCTGACCGTTCCAGCGTCAGCGCCGTGCGCAGCGGGGAGCAGTGGGAGGCCGCCCGGCAGGTAGGCGTGCGCGACGTCGTCTTCCTGGGGGAGCGCGACGGCTATCTGGAGGCCACCCACGCGGTGATCGCCCAGGTGGTGGAGCAGATCCGCCGGGTACGTCCCGACGTCGTGCTGTCCATGCACCCCGAGCGGAACTGGGACCGGCTCCAGGCAAGCCATCCCGACCATCTGGCCTGCGGCGAAATTGTCACCCGGGCGGTCTATCCGGCGGCCGAGAATCCCTTTGCCTATCCCGAACTCGCGGAGCGCGGACTCCAGGCGTACAAGGTGCCCTGGCTGTGGTTTTACGGTGCGCCGCGCGGGCGGGAAAACACCGCAGTTGATGTCAGCTCCACCGTGGACGTCAAACTGGCGGCCATCCGTGTCCACGCCAGCCAGCATCCGGACATTGAGGGCATGGACGCTTCAGTGCGCCGGTTCCTGCAGGACAACGCCCGCCGCCACGGCCTGCCTGAGGGTGCCAGCGCGGAAGCCTTCCACGCCGTTGGCGTGAACACTCCCGAGACCATCGCCGGGTTCTGA